One window from the genome of Chthoniobacterales bacterium encodes:
- the coaD gene encoding pantetheine-phosphate adenylyltransferase: MIRRAIYPGSFDPVTNGHLDVIERARKLFDEVIVAVAHNDQKNPLFNLQERLDLLQATVGRLKNVEIAPLDGLLVDFAMARKATAVIRGLRAISDFEFEFQMALMNRKLNAKVETIFLMPKEEYTYLSSRIVKEIARLGGDVSGFVPPAVAKVLGAKL; the protein is encoded by the coding sequence ATGATTCGACGCGCGATTTATCCCGGCAGTTTCGACCCGGTGACGAACGGCCACCTCGATGTCATCGAGCGAGCCCGGAAACTTTTCGATGAAGTGATTGTTGCCGTGGCGCACAACGACCAGAAGAATCCGCTCTTCAACCTCCAGGAACGACTCGATCTTCTTCAGGCCACCGTCGGCAGACTAAAAAACGTGGAAATCGCGCCGCTCGATGGCTTGCTCGTCGATTTTGCCATGGCCCGGAAAGCCACCGCCGTCATCCGCGGCCTGCGCGCCATCTCGGATTTCGAATTTGAATTCCAGATGGCGTTGATGAATCGGAAGCTCAACGCGAAGGTCGAGACCATTTTTCTAATGCCGAAGGAGGAATACACCTATTTGAGCTCGCGGATTGTGAAGGAAATCGCGCGGCTGGGCGGAGACGTGAGCGGATTCGTGCCCCCGGCGGTCGCAAAGGTCCTCGGAGCGAAGCTATGA
- a CDS encoding DUF177 domain-containing protein — protein sequence MKVHLRQIQADGLHLEGEEECIISDLAAEDVTCTGPLRYSLDLGISEGSLWVTGTLTQPVELKCVRCLEPFRYDIEVHAFSIHHELTGPEVVDLGPYIREDILLNLPAHPHCDREGGRKCPAATVAAPAAEEDGKRTPDWSALDKLKIEKR from the coding sequence ATGAAAGTCCATCTCCGCCAAATCCAAGCCGACGGGCTTCATCTCGAGGGCGAGGAAGAATGCATCATTTCGGACCTCGCCGCGGAGGACGTAACTTGCACCGGGCCGCTGCGTTATTCACTCGACCTCGGAATCTCGGAAGGCTCGCTTTGGGTCACGGGAACCCTGACCCAGCCGGTCGAGCTGAAGTGCGTTCGTTGCCTGGAACCATTCCGCTACGACATTGAGGTGCACGCCTTTTCCATTCACCACGAGCTGACCGGGCCGGAAGTGGTCGATCTCGGGCCCTATATCCGCGAAGATATTCTGCTGAACCTGCCGGCGCACCCGCATTGCGATCGCGAAGGCGGGCGGAAATGTCCGGCGGCGACCGTGGCCGCGCCCGCCGCCGAGGAAGATGGCAAGCGGACGCCGGACTGGAGCGCGCTGGATAAGTTGAAGATCGAGAAGCGCTAA
- the rpmF gene encoding 50S ribosomal protein L32 → MGVPKRKTSKMRLRTRKASHRWQAPQLNKCAQCGSTVASHTACPSCGYYKGRQVLSVGA, encoded by the coding sequence ATGGGAGTTCCCAAACGCAAAACTTCGAAGATGCGGCTGCGGACGCGCAAGGCGTCGCATCGCTGGCAGGCCCCTCAGCTGAACAAATGCGCCCAATGCGGAAGCACCGTCGCGTCGCATACCGCCTGTCCTTCTTGCGGATACTACAAAGGTCGGCAAGTTCTCTCCGTGGGGGCGTAA
- the plsX gene encoding phosphate acyltransferase PlsX — MKIALDAMGGDFGPPNLVAGAVLALKEYPHIDKLFLVGDTPQIEAELKKHGCNDRRIEIFHATQVVEMSDSAVDAVRRKKDSSVSRAVDLVKKGEAAAIVSAGHTGAAVAATAIKLRTLPGIDRPGIAALIPTETNLFVLIDAGANSDARAEHLVQYAIMGSVYSRHVLGYKNPQIGLMSIGGEDVKGSELTKEVFKMLKRSSLNFRGNVEGHGLFEDPVEVVVCDGFVGNVMLKTCESVADAVFKWLKHELMRTKVRMTGAYLARGAFRAIKKKLNYEEYGGMPLLGVNGICIIAHGASTPLAIKNALRVAAESIEHQVNPHIVEEVARYHETTTPLEPALR, encoded by the coding sequence ATGAAAATCGCACTCGATGCCATGGGCGGCGATTTCGGGCCGCCCAATCTCGTAGCCGGTGCGGTCCTGGCCTTGAAGGAGTACCCGCACATCGACAAACTGTTCCTGGTCGGGGACACCCCGCAGATTGAAGCGGAACTCAAGAAACACGGCTGCAACGATCGCCGGATCGAGATTTTTCATGCCACCCAGGTTGTGGAGATGAGCGACAGCGCGGTGGACGCCGTCCGACGAAAAAAGGATTCGTCGGTCAGCCGCGCCGTCGATCTGGTGAAAAAAGGGGAGGCTGCGGCAATAGTGAGCGCGGGGCACACGGGAGCGGCCGTCGCCGCCACTGCGATCAAGCTCCGAACCCTGCCCGGGATCGATCGCCCCGGGATCGCGGCCCTTATTCCGACGGAAACCAATTTATTTGTCTTGATCGATGCCGGTGCGAACAGCGATGCGCGGGCGGAACATCTCGTCCAATACGCGATCATGGGCTCGGTCTATTCCAGGCATGTTCTCGGTTACAAGAACCCCCAGATCGGCCTCATGTCGATCGGCGGGGAAGACGTTAAGGGAAGCGAGCTGACCAAGGAAGTTTTCAAAATGTTGAAACGGAGCTCGCTGAATTTTCGCGGCAATGTGGAGGGCCACGGGCTTTTCGAAGACCCGGTCGAAGTGGTGGTTTGCGACGGATTCGTGGGCAACGTGATGCTGAAAACCTGCGAGTCGGTAGCGGACGCGGTTTTCAAATGGCTCAAGCACGAGCTCATGCGCACCAAAGTCCGAATGACGGGCGCTTATTTGGCGCGGGGCGCCTTTCGGGCGATCAAGAAGAAACTGAATTACGAAGAATACGGCGGGATGCCTTTGCTGGGAGTGAACGGCATTTGCATCATCGCCCACGGAGCGAGCACCCCGCTCGCAATCAAGAATGCGTTACGCGTCGCGGCCGAATCCATTGAACACCAGGTGAACCCACATATCGTGGAGGAAGTGGCCCGCTATCATGAAACGACAACCCCGCTCGAGCCCGCGCTCCGGTAA
- a CDS encoding beta-ketoacyl-ACP synthase III: MKRQPRSSPRSGKTNRTVSIVGTGSYMPDKVLTNADLMQIVDTTDEWITTRTGIKERRLAGKDELTSDMATKAALKALEQGKIKPEEVDLILVATATPDMLFPATACFVQKKIGAKNAACLDISAACAGFLFGIEIAQQFITSHTHDTVLVIGAEKLSSITNWTDRNTCVLFGDGAGAAVLQHRGRAHGVISTHIGSDGQFTDILFMPGGGSRCPITAENAHMHLATIHMTGKEVYKQAVISMLNASKKALEQAGLTTDDIACVIPHQANLRIIEAIADRLKIPLDRFYVNLDKYGNTSAAAVAMALDEANRTGRIKHGDYVLMVVFGGGLTWASTVVEW, from the coding sequence ATGAAACGACAACCCCGCTCGAGCCCGCGCTCCGGTAAAACAAACCGGACGGTTTCGATCGTTGGTACCGGCAGCTACATGCCGGACAAGGTCCTCACCAACGCCGATCTGATGCAGATCGTCGACACGACCGATGAATGGATCACGACCCGGACCGGCATCAAGGAACGGCGGCTGGCGGGCAAGGACGAATTGACGAGCGACATGGCCACCAAGGCCGCCCTGAAAGCGCTCGAGCAGGGCAAAATCAAGCCGGAAGAGGTCGACCTGATCCTGGTCGCGACCGCGACGCCGGACATGCTGTTCCCGGCCACGGCCTGCTTCGTCCAGAAGAAGATCGGCGCGAAAAACGCCGCTTGCCTCGACATCTCGGCCGCCTGCGCGGGTTTCCTGTTCGGGATCGAGATTGCCCAGCAATTTATCACATCCCATACGCATGACACCGTGCTCGTGATCGGCGCGGAAAAGCTCAGCTCGATCACGAACTGGACCGACCGCAACACTTGTGTCCTTTTCGGCGACGGAGCGGGCGCCGCCGTCCTCCAGCACCGCGGTCGCGCCCATGGCGTGATCAGCACCCACATCGGCAGCGACGGGCAATTCACCGATATTTTGTTCATGCCCGGCGGCGGCTCGCGGTGCCCGATCACGGCCGAGAACGCTCACATGCACCTGGCCACCATCCACATGACCGGGAAGGAAGTTTACAAGCAGGCCGTCATTTCGATGCTGAACGCGTCGAAGAAGGCGCTCGAGCAAGCCGGCCTGACTACGGATGATATCGCGTGCGTCATTCCCCACCAGGCGAACCTCCGGATTATCGAAGCAATCGCGGACCGTCTCAAGATTCCGCTCGATCGCTTTTATGTGAATCTCGACAAGTACGGCAACACGTCCGCCGCAGCGGTGGCGATGGCGCTCGACGAAGCCAACCGCACCGGCCGCATCAAGCATGGCGATTACGTCCTGATGGTGGTGTTCGGCGGCGGCCTCACCTGGGCGAGCACGGTGGTCGAATGGTAG